The region TCTGCTTGCGCAGATCGCGCGTCATGGCCTGCTGCCGCAGCAGGTGATTGTTGAAATCACCGAAAGTGAAGTGATCTCGCGCTTTGATGAGTTTGAGGACGCTATCCGCCAGTTGCGCGCGGCGGGGATTAATCTCGCGATAGACGATTTTGGCGCCGGGTTTGCCGGGCTGTCGCTGCTTACGCGCTTTCAGCCTGGGATCATTAAAATCGACCGCAGCATCATTACCGATATCCATCTTTACGGCCCGAGACAGGCCATCGTACACGGCATTCTCCGCTGCTGCGATGAGCTTGAGATAACCGTGGTAGCGGAAGGGGTAGAGAAAGTGGAGGAGTGGTGCTGGCTTACGGCGGCAGGCATTAACTATTTCCAGGGCTTTCTCTTTGCAAGGCCTGCACTGAATCGTGTTCCGCCGGTAAGCTGGCCGCGGCCTGATGAGAACGCGTCACGAGCTTCACGCACCGGATGACAGACAGCCGCATTGCTCGCCACTGTTTCCTGGAGTGTTGCAAGCCAGGCGTTGACGCCTGATAACGCCCTCAAGGGGTGTCCGTCAATAAATTTGAACCATTATGTGAAACAAATGGCATTTATTCTTGCCCGTTATCAGTCCAGAGTGGGAGCACTGAACCAGACTACGCGGCGGGCATCGCGCACTTTGCACAAGCGCAGCCCGCCCTGAAAACGGGATCGTTATGAAAAAAATCGGCTTTTTGTCATTTGGCCACTGGACGCCGTCGCCGCAGTCCGCCACGCGAACCGCGGCAGACGCGCTGCTGCAATCCATCGATTTAGCCGTCGCGGCAGAAGAGCTGGGAGCGGATGGCGCGTATTTCCGCGTGCATCACTTCGCCCGTCAGCTCGCCTCGCCGTTTCCGCTGCTGGCCGCCATCGGTGCCAGAACACGCCATATTGAGATAGGCACCGGCGTTATCGACATGCGCTATGAGAACCCGCTCTATATGGCGGAAAGCGCAGGGGCGGCGGATCTTATCTCCGGCGGGCGTTTGCAGCTTGGTATCAGCCGTGGTTCGCCGGAACAGGTCATCGATGGCTGGCGCTATTTTGGCTACGAACCTGCCGCCGGTGAAAACGAATCCGACATGGCGCGCCGCCACACCGAAGCGTTGCTTGAGGTGCTGCGCGGGGAAGGGTTTGCTAAACCCAATCCGCAGCCGATGTTCGCCAATCCGCCCGGTCTGCTCCGGCTTGAACCCTGGTCCGAGGGGCTTCGCGAGCGCATCTGGTGGGGCGCTGGCTCCAATGCCACCGCGGTCTGGGCGGCGAAACTGGGGATGAATCTGCAAAGCTCCACCCTTAAGGATGATGAAACCGGCGAGCCATTCCACATTCAGCAGGCACAGCAAATTCGCGCTTACCGTGCCGCCTGGGCAGCGGC is a window of Cronobacter muytjensii ATCC 51329 DNA encoding:
- a CDS encoding LLM class flavin-dependent oxidoreductase: MKKIGFLSFGHWTPSPQSATRTAADALLQSIDLAVAAEELGADGAYFRVHHFARQLASPFPLLAAIGARTRHIEIGTGVIDMRYENPLYMAESAGAADLISGGRLQLGISRGSPEQVIDGWRYFGYEPAAGENESDMARRHTEALLEVLRGEGFAKPNPQPMFANPPGLLRLEPWSEGLRERIWWGAGSNATAVWAAKLGMNLQSSTLKDDETGEPFHIQQAQQIRAYRAAWAAAGHTRTPRVSVSRSIFPLMDQRDRAWFGASRDDSDKVGFLDEKTRAIFGRSYAAEPEKLIEQLKQDEAIAEADTLLLTVPNQLGVEYNVHVIESVLKHIAPAMGWRA